The genomic window TAAAGGGGATCACTATATCCACATGTTCAAGAAGCATCGCGTAGCGCATGATCTCCCAGGGGTCGTTCTCATTGTCCCCCGGCAGCATGCATACCGCGTTGCCCCGCGCCTCCCTGACCCCATCCCAGAAAGAAACGCCTATGCCTTTAGGCGCGGAGTGGTTAATGATCCGGATATTTCCGGCGTGTTCGCTTATTTTGCGTTGAACGATCTCGGGCGTCGCGTCGCTGCTGCCGTCATTAATTACCACTATCTCTCCGTCAATACCGGAGGCCTTAAAGGCAGAAAGGGTGTTGTCAAGCGCTAAAGAAATGTTTTTCTCTTCATTAAGCGCCGGCATTATGATACTTAAGAACAATTTATTACCTTCCATAATATTAATCCGCTCTTAAGAGTTTCTTGGCCTCAAGGACGACCCTGTCTGTATCGGGATAATAGGCCTTTTCCAGGGCGGGGCTGCAGGGGGTCGGAGTATCCGGCAGCGTAAGGCGCCGGACAGGGGACTTTAAATATTTAAATGCCGACTCCATCAAGAAGGAAGATATCTCGGAGCTTATGCCGCCGAACTTATAACCGAAATCCAGCACCAGCGCCCTTCCCGTCTTCTTAACGGAGGCGAGGATCAGATCATGATCCAACGGCCTTACTGTGCGCAGGTCCAGCACTTCTATGTCTATGCCGTCTTTTCCCAACCTCATAGCCGCTTCCTGAGCCAGCGTTACCATGAACGAATCGGCGATGACGGTCAGGTCCCTGCCCTCTCTCCTTAACACAGCTTTACCCAGAGGCACAAAATAAGCCTCCTTAGGCACCGCCTCCTTATGGTCGTAAAGCCAGCGGTGCTCGATAAATATCACGGGCGAATCACCGGCTATGCTGGATAAAAGCAGTCCCTTGGCGTCATAGGCGCAGGAAGGCATAACAACCTTTAAGCCGGGGACATGGGTAAATAACGCCTGGATCGGCTGAGAGTGCTGGGCTGCCGAGCCCCAGCCGCCCCCTATTATCGCCCTTACAACCATGGGTACGCTGACCTTTCCCCCAAACATATATTTCCATTTTGCCGCGTGGTTAATAAGCTGATCCATGGTCAGGAGCATAAAATCGGTGCGCATGTGGACCAGGACCGGCCTTAAACCGCCCAGTGAAGAACCGATAGCGATCCCCGTCAAGGTATTTTCGCATAGAGGCGTGTCAAAAACCCGTTCCCTCCCAAACTCTTTATGAAGATCGAGAGTTGTGCCGAATACGCCTCCGGCATCATCCACCCCTTCCCCAAAAATGAAGGCGCGCTTATCCTCTTTTAACGCCAGATATAATGCCTCACGTATCGCCTCTCTATAGGTGGCCATTCTCCCTTTTGACCGGCCGCTATCGTCATTCAAGGTCTTTATGGTGGACAGGTCTATCGGCGCCTTATCCCACGACATGCTTAGTATACCCCCTTATATAATTCCTTTTCTTCGGGATACGGACTGCCCAGGGCGAAATCAAGCGCCTCGGAGATCTCTTTATCCGCCTTCTTTTCCAGCCCTGCCAGTTCCTTCTCTTTAACCAGGCCGTTTTTCAAAACATGCTGCCGGAATTTCTTCAAAGGGCATTTC from Candidatus Omnitrophota bacterium includes these protein-coding regions:
- a CDS encoding alpha-ketoacid dehydrogenase subunit beta, with the protein product MSWDKAPIDLSTIKTLNDDSGRSKGRMATYREAIREALYLALKEDKRAFIFGEGVDDAGGVFGTTLDLHKEFGRERVFDTPLCENTLTGIAIGSSLGGLRPVLVHMRTDFMLLTMDQLINHAAKWKYMFGGKVSVPMVVRAIIGGGWGSAAQHSQPIQALFTHVPGLKVVMPSCAYDAKGLLLSSIAGDSPVIFIEHRWLYDHKEAVPKEAYFVPLGKAVLRREGRDLTVIADSFMVTLAQEAAMRLGKDGIDIEVLDLRTVRPLDHDLILASVKKTGRALVLDFGYKFGGISSEISSFLMESAFKYLKSPVRRLTLPDTPTPCSPALEKAYYPDTDRVVLEAKKLLRAD